The proteins below come from a single Miscanthus floridulus cultivar M001 chromosome 1, ASM1932011v1, whole genome shotgun sequence genomic window:
- the LOC136502615 gene encoding ERAD-associated E3 ubiquitin-protein ligase component HRD3-like — protein sequence MARGLHRRLLLVAAVTFAVAASLLRPAAAVRPFVLVLSGEDFLKDSAAHPSLPSTDSADDDGWDDFADDSPAADPLLSPSSWVPLLDLTSPPPSGDETDSPADALFVAGARAMLSAASDGDDAAFATAAAQIEAAAEAGHPGAQSALAFLTGAGMTRPASRSLAFLLHKFAADAGDLQSKMALAYSYFRQEMYEEAVILYAELAEAALTSSLISKEPPVIEPIRLHSGTEENKEALRKSRGEDDEDFQITEYQAQRGNAANMYKLGLLYYYGLRGLRRDYGKAFHWFSKAVEKGETRALELLGEIYARGAGVERNYTEAYKWLALAAKQQHYSAYNGLGYLYVKGYGVEKKNLTKARELFELAAENKESGGHYNLGVLYLKGIGVKRDVIRACNLLLHAVNAGQPKAIYQVAKLFQKGIGLKRNLHMATMLYKSVAERGPWSSLSRWALESYLKGDVGKALLLYSRMADLGYEVAQSNAAWILDRYGDQSICMGESSYCTDMERHLRAHALWWQASEQGNEHAALLIGDAYYYGRGVARDYERAAEAYMHARSQSNAQAIFNLGYMHEHGHGLPLDLHLAKRYYDQAVEVDSAAKLPVMLALTSLWLRKNYADSFLVRFIDSLPEIYPVVKEWVEDVLMDEGNATILTLFACLVTVLYLRERQRRQVAAANPQQPDDVAM from the exons ATGGCTCGCGGCCTCCACCGCCGTCTCCTCCTCGTCGCCGCCGTCACCTTCGCCGTGGCCGCTTCTCTCCTTCGCCCAGCTGCCGCAGTGCGCCCCTTCGTTTTGGTTCTCTCCGGTGAGGATTTCCTCAAGGATTCGGCCGCGCACCCGTCCCTCCCCTCTACCGACTCCGCCGACGACGACGGGTGGGACGACTTCGCCGACGATTCGCCGGCCGCCGACCCGCTCCTCTCCCCGTCATCCTGGGTCCCCCTCCTCGACCTAACCAGCCCTCCCCCCTCTGGCGATGAGACGGACTCGCCGGCCGACGCGCTCTTCGTCGCGGGCGCCCGCGCGATGCTCTCCGCAGCGTCCGACGGGGACGACGCGGCGTTCGCCACGGCCGCCGCGCAGATCGAGGCCGCGGCAGAGGCGGGGCACCCGGGCGCGCAGTCCGCGCTGGCGTTCCTCACCGGCGCCGGGATGACGCGCCCAGCATCCCGATCGCTCGCGTTCCTGCTGCACAAGTTTGCCGCCGACGCGGGAGATCTCCAGTCAAAGATGGCCCTCGCGTACTCCTACTTCCGCCAGGAG ATGTATGAAGAAGCTGTTATACTATACGCTGAGCTTGCAGAAGCTGCCCTAACAAGCTCCTTGATATCAAAGGAGCCACCAGTGATTGAACCAATCCGTCTTCACAGTGGGACTGAAGAAAATAAAGAGGCCTTGAGGAAGTCCCGGGGTGAGGACGATGAAGATTTCCAAATCACAGAGTACCAGGCACAGCGAGGCAATGCTGCTAACATGTACAAATTAGGGCTTCTGTATTACTATGGACTACGTGGGCTCCGTCGTGATTATGGAAAAGCATTTCATTGGTTTTCTAAGGCTGTTGAGAAAGGCGAGACACGAGCATTGGAGCTTCTGGGTGAGATCTATGCTAGAGGTGCTGGAGTTGAAAGGAACTATACCGAAGCATACAAGTGGTTGGCACTTGCTGCAAAGCAGCAACATTACTCAGCTTACAATGGATTGGGTTATCTATATGTTAAAGGCTATGGGGTGGAGAAGAAAAACTTGACAAAA GCAAGGGAACTTTTTGAACTTGCAGCCGAGAATAAGGAATCCGGGGGACATTATAACCTTGGTGTGTTGTACCTTAAGGGTATTGGCGTAAAGAGGGATGTAATTAGAGCATGCAATCTCTTGCTTCATGCAGTTAATGCTGGGCAACCAAAAGCTATTTATCAGGTGGCGAAGCTGTTCCAGAAAGGCATTGGTCTTAAGAGGAATCTCCATATG GCAACAATGCTGTACAAGTCTGTTGCTGAGAGGGGACCCTGGAGTTCACTGTCCAGATGGGCTCTGGAGTCTTACTTGAAAGGCGATGTTGGAAAAGCATTGCTCTTGTATTCCAGAATGGCAGATCTTGGATATGAGGTTGCACAGAGCAATGCTGCCTGGATTCTGGATAGGTATGGTGATCAAAGTATTTGCATGGGAGAATCTAGTTATTGCACAGATATGGAAAGACATCTTCGTGCACATGCTTTGTGGTGGCAAGCATCCGAGCAGGGTAATGAGCATGCTGCTTTGTTGATTGGCGATGCCTACTACTATGGTCGG GGCGTAGCAAGGGACTACGAACGTGCAGCAGAGGCATATATGCATGCTCGGTCACAGTCTAATGCTCAGGCTATTTTTAACCTTGGGTACATGCATGAGCATGGTCATGGACTTCCCCTTGATTTGCACTTGGCAAAAAGATATTATGATCAAGCTGTTGAGGTGGATTCAGCTGCTAAGCTCCCTGTCATGCTTGCACTAACAAGTTTGTGGCTAAGGAAGAATTATGCAGACAGTTTTCTG GTTCGTTTTATCGATTCACTTCCAGAAATATACCCTGTTGTTAAGGAATGGGTGGAAGATGTTCTCATGGATGAAGGGAATGCAACAATTTTGACTCTCTTTGCTTGCCTTGTAACTGTCCTCTACTTGCGAGAGCGTCAAAGGCGTCAAGTCGCAGCAGCCAACCCCCAACAACCTGATGATGTTGCCATGTAA
- the LOC136502624 gene encoding basic blue protein-like — protein MAQGSGSATRGLALGGLLAACLLLGVADAATHRVDWSFNADNWSKGKSFRAGDVLEFNYDPSVHNVVAVDAGGYSGCRSSGTPYSSGSDRVTLGPGTNYFICSLNGHCGMGMKMTVNAS, from the exons ATGGCTCAGGGAAGCGGCAGTGCGACGCGGGGGCTTGCCCTCGGCGGCCTGCTCGCCGCTTGCCTCCTCCTCGGCGTCGCCGACGCGGCCACCCACAGGGTCGACTGGTCCTTCAACGCGGACAACTGGTCCAAGGGCAAGAGCTTCCGCGCCGGGGACGTCCTCG AGTTCAACTACGACCCCTCCGTGCACAACGTGGTGGCCGTGGACGCCGGCGGCTACTCCGGCTGCCGGTCCTCCGGCACGCCGTACAGCTCGGGGAGCGACCGCGTCACGCTTGGCCCCGGCACCAACTACTTCATCTGCAGCCTCAACGGGCACTGCgggatggggatgaagatgaCCGTCAACGCTAGTTGA